A region from the Bacteroidota bacterium genome encodes:
- a CDS encoding glutaredoxin family protein, with product MQVRLYTTAWRPDCHRVKWFLRQPGIAFEKIDIDQDPEAEALVMQHNEGRRRVPTIAFDGRLYGNPPLPVLARLLEECRA from the coding sequence ATGCAAGTTCGGCTCTACACCACAGCTTGGCGTCCAGATTGCCATCGAGTCAAGTGGTTTTTGCGCCAACCGGGCATCGCTTTCGAAAAGATCGATATCGATCAGGATCCGGAGGCGGAGGCGCTCGTGATGCAACACAACGAGGGCCGGCGCCGGGTGCCCACAATCGCCTTCGATGGACGGCTATACGGCAATCCGCCCCTGCCCGTTTTGGCTCGCCTGTTGGAGGAATGCCGGGCGTGA
- the trxA gene encoding thioredoxin, giving the protein MPQNGPITLTDQNFEQEVLQSELPVLVDFWAPWCGPCRMIAPIIEELAQEYAGRLKVGKLDVDHNPQVSMQYNIRSIPTLLIFKNGQVVEQLIGAVPKHMLVGYLERHLAVA; this is encoded by the coding sequence ATGCCACAAAACGGACCTATTACGCTCACGGATCAAAACTTCGAACAAGAGGTATTGCAATCCGAGCTGCCTGTGCTGGTGGATTTCTGGGCGCCCTGGTGCGGGCCATGTCGCATGATCGCCCCCATTATCGAGGAGCTGGCCCAGGAATACGCGGGCCGGCTTAAGGTGGGCAAGCTGGACGTGGACCACAACCCGCAGGTGTCCATGCAGTACAATATCCGCTCTATTCCCACGCTGTTGATCTTCAAAAACGGGCAGGTGGTTGAGCAGCTCATCGGCGCCGTGCCCAAACATATGCTTGTAGGGTATCTAGAACGGCACCTTGCGGTCGCTTGA
- a CDS encoding Na+/H+ antiporter NhaC family protein gives MRRLLVALIGLLPSFGWAQAPAQWVFEAPSVVLRGIPFALTVTARDSSGQVLKGFSAKVRLEGLHGLSEARFENGQLRLPKAVLAHAGRQRIRIMGPDFEASHVVRVIPGVLSVLPPLVAILLALLSREVIIALVAGIWLGAVFLFDYDPIGGLYRVLDHFVLKALSESSHLQIILFSMLFGGMVGVIARNGGTRGIASLITRYARTARGGQIATWLMALVIFFDDYANVLVRGNLMRPITDRLRISREKLSFLVDTGAATVASIFLISTWIGYEVGLIEQGLKLIQWPEEAYAVFIQTIPYRFYPIFALILALLVALLGRDIGPMLEAERRARATGQVLRPGSRPATDLTESTSPIDDGSRPARWYNGLLPILAVLLVGGYGLYTTGMEALRNQGASSYTIGAIISHSDSYRALLWASLSGSLVAILLSVLQRILSLKEALEAWFGGLKAMLLAMLILVLAWSIGAVTEELHTAHYLVDLLRGAIAPHWLPVLVFLTAAAISFATGTSWGTMAIMMPLVIPLAHTLSLDAGLTLSEQTLILHGVISSVLAGAVFGDHCSPISDTTILSSMSSACDHIDHVKTQLPYALLAAAVGMLLGDIPTAFGLSPWISIALGTGVLVAFLYLFGRSPER, from the coding sequence GTGCGGCGCCTGCTGGTAGCGCTCATCGGGCTTTTGCCGTCTTTCGGGTGGGCCCAAGCTCCTGCGCAGTGGGTCTTTGAGGCCCCCTCGGTGGTCTTACGGGGGATCCCGTTTGCCCTCACCGTTACGGCGCGCGACAGCTCCGGGCAAGTGCTAAAGGGCTTCTCGGCTAAGGTGCGTCTTGAGGGCCTTCACGGGTTATCCGAGGCGCGTTTTGAAAACGGCCAGCTGCGTCTACCGAAGGCCGTGCTCGCCCACGCGGGGCGCCAGAGGATCCGGATCATGGGGCCGGACTTCGAGGCCAGCCACGTGGTGCGGGTCATCCCCGGGGTGCTCAGCGTGTTGCCTCCGCTGGTGGCGATTCTACTGGCTCTGCTATCGCGGGAGGTCATCATCGCGCTTGTGGCGGGCATCTGGCTTGGGGCGGTGTTTTTGTTTGACTACGATCCCATCGGGGGCCTATATCGGGTCTTGGATCATTTCGTGCTCAAGGCGTTAAGCGAATCAAGCCATCTGCAGATCATCCTCTTCAGTATGCTCTTCGGAGGGATGGTGGGGGTGATCGCCCGCAATGGGGGTACCCGGGGTATAGCGAGCCTCATTACCCGTTACGCCCGCACCGCCCGCGGAGGCCAGATCGCCACCTGGCTTATGGCGCTTGTGATCTTCTTTGACGACTACGCCAACGTGCTGGTGCGCGGCAACCTCATGCGTCCCATCACGGACAGGTTGCGGATCTCACGCGAAAAGCTCTCTTTTCTTGTCGACACCGGCGCGGCCACGGTGGCCAGCATCTTTCTGATCTCGACTTGGATCGGATACGAGGTGGGGCTAATCGAGCAGGGTCTAAAGCTCATCCAGTGGCCAGAGGAAGCCTACGCGGTCTTTATTCAAACGATCCCGTATCGGTTCTATCCCATCTTCGCTCTGATTTTGGCTCTCCTGGTTGCGCTTCTGGGGCGCGACATCGGTCCGATGCTGGAAGCGGAGCGACGAGCCCGGGCCACAGGACAGGTGTTGCGTCCGGGCTCAAGGCCGGCTACGGATTTGACGGAGAGCACGAGCCCAATCGACGACGGATCCCGTCCAGCGCGCTGGTATAACGGGCTCTTGCCCATTTTGGCCGTGCTTCTAGTCGGGGGATATGGGCTGTACACAACCGGTATGGAGGCCCTGCGCAATCAAGGCGCCTCTTCGTACACGATCGGGGCCATCATCAGCCATTCGGACTCGTACCGGGCCCTTCTGTGGGCGTCGCTGTCCGGATCCTTGGTGGCGATTCTGCTCAGCGTCCTGCAGCGCATCTTAAGCCTTAAAGAGGCCCTTGAGGCTTGGTTTGGTGGGCTTAAGGCCATGCTGCTGGCCATGCTCATTTTGGTGCTGGCCTGGTCCATTGGGGCCGTGACCGAGGAGCTGCATACGGCCCACTACCTTGTGGACCTATTGCGCGGCGCGATCGCACCGCATTGGCTTCCGGTGTTGGTTTTTCTGACCGCTGCGGCCATAAGCTTCGCCACCGGCACCAGTTGGGGCACGATGGCGATTATGATGCCGCTCGTGATTCCGCTGGCCCACACGCTGAGCCTGGATGCGGGCTTGACGCTTTCGGAGCAGACCTTGATCCTACACGGGGTGATCAGCTCTGTGCTGGCCGGGGCCGTTTTCGGGGACCACTGCTCTCCCATATCCGATACGACCATTTTGAGCTCCATGTCTTCGGCCTGCGATCACATCGATCACGTCAAGACCCAGCTGCCGTATGCGCTGCTGGCGGCCGCGGTCGGAATGCTCCTGGGGGATATTCCGACCGCCTTTGGGCTTTCCCCGTGGATCTCGATCGCTCTGGGTACGGGCGTACTGGTGGCGTTTCTGTATCTCTTCGGGCGCAGCCCGGAGCGTTAA
- the ruvX gene encoding Holliday junction resolvase RuvX — MPGVSLSPIMALDYGRKRVGLAISDRMRLVARPLGTYAQEEALRVLLEQVRREAVAVLVVGWPLDMRGQPQEMAREVAAYMRRIKHLAPELELVRWDERLSTVRAQQMLREGGVKRKNRQNKARLDQAAAALLLQEYLDFLRLCPQQDGTSSSP, encoded by the coding sequence ATGCCGGGCGTGAGCCTATCACCCATTATGGCCCTCGACTACGGCCGCAAACGCGTGGGGCTGGCCATCAGCGATCGTATGCGCCTTGTGGCCCGCCCCTTGGGTACATATGCGCAGGAGGAAGCCCTTCGGGTGTTGCTTGAGCAGGTGCGGCGCGAAGCTGTAGCGGTGCTCGTGGTGGGCTGGCCTTTGGATATGCGCGGCCAACCGCAGGAAATGGCTCGCGAGGTGGCCGCATACATGCGGCGCATTAAGCATCTGGCGCCTGAGCTTGAGTTGGTGCGCTGGGATGAGCGCCTTAGCACGGTACGCGCGCAGCAGATGCTGCGCGAAGGGGGGGTAAAACGCAAGAACCGCCAAAACAAAGCACGTCTGGATCAGGCGGCTGCCGCGTTGTTGCTTCAGGAGTATCTGGACTTTCTGCGCCTATGCCCCCAACAAGACGGGACATCCTCATCGCCATAG
- a CDS encoding HAMP domain-containing histidine kinase, which yields MSRLSRRSLTLLGLMALSILASLYLALQELRTSAHLAEEVERGLRSDGEFFLDRLSRYTEELVYDQNLRRAVESESYLIQTSSGPVFGFDYTYSIPNLVEYAFYIDLREGLVYTSDPSQDPKEVLAVFSIDTLLAQVPDLYPYILRGVRQGPKGPFHYVYLYAMVGEHDDFVVKGVKINPQVVLREVIPRAYARLQELVRTQRGRFPDEYFELWLYTPYDTLRLSPRSRNLEYTNVYRAGFDPAGGLFSNWILEVRYRNRLAAEGLFRYVRVFIPALVLILALLLVYRMATREMELARLKADFVSNVSHELKTPLAKIRFFAEMLRLGRARTSERRTQYLQIIEQECERLTRLVDNVLDFARIERGHLRYDMQPVELRALLDQVLRTFGTLYQSRGYKLRAEWGPDLPATIEADAGALTQALVNLIDNAVKYSEPHEIRVRLERANGHVRISVHDQGIGIPKEQLPYIFRSFYRIETGLAQRASGSGLGLAVVEHIVQAHRGRIEVESELGRGSTFTLVLPISQRKTTAGS from the coding sequence ATGAGCCGCCTATCACGTCGCTCGCTTACGCTTCTAGGCTTGATGGCCCTCTCCATTCTGGCCAGCTTGTATCTGGCTCTGCAGGAACTACGCACGAGCGCGCATCTGGCCGAGGAGGTCGAGCGCGGCCTACGCAGCGACGGAGAATTCTTTCTAGATCGCCTGAGTCGGTACACGGAAGAGCTCGTCTACGATCAAAACCTCCGACGGGCCGTTGAGAGTGAAAGCTACCTCATCCAGACCTCCTCCGGACCGGTCTTTGGCTTCGACTACACCTACTCTATCCCCAACCTGGTCGAATACGCCTTCTATATCGACCTACGCGAAGGCCTCGTTTACACCAGCGACCCCAGCCAGGACCCCAAGGAGGTGTTGGCGGTGTTTTCCATCGACACGTTATTGGCGCAGGTGCCTGATCTGTATCCGTACATTCTGCGGGGTGTCCGGCAGGGTCCAAAGGGCCCCTTTCACTATGTCTACCTATACGCTATGGTGGGGGAGCATGACGATTTTGTGGTCAAGGGGGTCAAGATCAATCCTCAGGTGGTGCTTCGAGAAGTCATTCCCCGCGCCTATGCACGCCTACAGGAGCTTGTGCGTACGCAGCGGGGGCGATTTCCGGACGAATACTTTGAGCTTTGGCTTTATACACCCTACGATACGCTTCGGCTTTCTCCTCGCAGCAGGAACTTAGAATACACGAACGTATATCGCGCCGGCTTCGATCCGGCCGGAGGGCTGTTCTCGAATTGGATCCTGGAGGTGCGCTACCGGAACCGGCTGGCCGCCGAGGGCCTGTTCCGATACGTGCGCGTTTTCATCCCGGCCTTGGTGTTGATCTTGGCTTTGTTGCTCGTCTACCGCATGGCCACACGCGAGATGGAACTGGCCCGGCTCAAGGCGGATTTCGTCTCCAACGTATCGCATGAGCTCAAAACCCCCCTGGCTAAGATCCGCTTCTTTGCCGAGATGCTGCGCCTGGGAAGGGCTCGGACCTCGGAGCGGAGGACGCAGTACCTGCAGATCATCGAGCAAGAGTGCGAGCGCCTGACCCGGCTAGTGGACAATGTGCTGGATTTCGCCCGTATCGAACGCGGACACCTCCGCTATGACATGCAACCGGTGGAGTTGCGCGCCCTCCTGGATCAGGTTCTGCGTACTTTCGGCACCTTGTACCAGAGCCGAGGCTATAAGCTGCGGGCTGAATGGGGCCCCGATCTGCCCGCCACGATCGAGGCCGATGCGGGCGCGCTCACGCAAGCCCTGGTTAACCTGATCGACAACGCCGTCAAGTACTCCGAGCCTCATGAGATCCGCGTTCGGCTCGAACGCGCCAACGGGCATGTGCGCATCAGCGTACACGATCAAGGCATTGGGATTCCGAAGGAGCAGCTGCCGTATATTTTCCGCAGCTTCTACCGCATTGAGACGGGCCTGGCGCAGCGCGCCTCCGGAAGCGGTCTAGGGCTGGCCGTGGTCGAACACATCGTCCAAGCTCATCGGGGGCGTATCGAAGTGGAAAGCGAGCTCGGTCGCGGCAGCACCTTTACGCTCGTTTTGCCTATTAGCCAACGCAAAACTACAGCGGGATCATGA
- a CDS encoding 4-hydroxy-3-methylbut-2-enyl diphosphate reductase, translating to MRITIDPESGFCFGVEYAVAVAEALLESEGVLYCLGDIVHNDEEVKRLRQKGLRTITHEELRRLRGVPVLIRAHGEPPETYEIARQNELTLIDASCPVVLKLQNRVKQAYDAGYQVVIYGKPEHPEVRGLVGQTQGEALVISSEAELERIDWSRPIALFSQTTKSLDAFYRLKAAVEVRQPEARAFDTICRQVSNRDEHLAAFAREHDVILFVAGRKSSNGRTLYELCRAHNARTYFIENETELDPAWFEGAQSVGICGATSTPRWLMERVAEAVRNRIEAPRERQ from the coding sequence ATGCGCATCACGATAGACCCCGAATCCGGCTTCTGTTTCGGCGTGGAGTATGCCGTAGCTGTGGCCGAAGCCTTGCTGGAGTCTGAGGGCGTGCTTTACTGTCTGGGGGACATCGTGCACAACGATGAGGAAGTAAAGCGGCTGCGGCAAAAGGGCTTGCGCACGATCACGCACGAAGAGTTGCGTCGGCTTCGCGGGGTCCCCGTGCTCATCCGCGCCCACGGAGAACCTCCGGAGACGTACGAGATCGCCCGCCAAAACGAGCTCACGCTGATCGACGCCTCCTGTCCTGTGGTGCTGAAGCTGCAGAACCGCGTCAAGCAGGCCTATGATGCCGGGTATCAGGTCGTCATCTACGGCAAGCCGGAACATCCGGAGGTGCGAGGTTTGGTGGGGCAAACCCAGGGGGAGGCCCTGGTGATCAGCTCCGAGGCGGAGCTGGAGCGCATTGATTGGAGCCGGCCGATCGCCCTGTTCTCGCAAACCACGAAGTCCCTTGATGCCTTCTATCGGTTGAAGGCAGCTGTAGAAGTCCGGCAGCCAGAAGCACGCGCCTTCGATACGATCTGCCGGCAAGTCTCCAACCGCGACGAGCATTTGGCCGCCTTCGCGCGCGAACACGACGTAATCCTCTTCGTGGCCGGGCGTAAGAGCTCCAATGGACGGACCCTCTATGAACTCTGCCGCGCGCACAATGCGCGCACGTATTTTATTGAAAACGAGACCGAGTTGGATCCGGCCTGGTTCGAAGGAGCTCAGTCAGTAGGCATCTGCGGGGCTACCTCCACGCCCAGGTGGCTCATGGAACGCGTAGCCGAGGCCGTCCGAAACCGCATCGAGGCCCCTCGAGAGCGACAGTAG
- a CDS encoding TonB-dependent receptor produces the protein MKRLILPRRAFGIALWALLLSFAQSRAQVRTALLEGRVVDRDTGEGLGWTSVLLVELNRSATAHEDGRFEIAHVPPGSYTLRAFRIGYHSVTLRVEVQVPRTTVEIRMASTAVMMQTVEVAADLEARKGLAGSLGDVIHGVRLRQSLARTLAETLSGEPGLASAGMGPATVQPVLRGLGGYRLTILEDGAGTGDLSAMSLDHAVAVDPLQAERIEILRGPEALLYGSKALTGVINVVRGAIPMERTDHLHGSVSLQGESVNWGLAGGVGLWFPALKGTGRVDASVRSAADVRTPSGRLRNTALQTATGSVGWGIDRPWGTLGGALILYGSRYGIPGGFVGAHPEGVTVEMDRVQLASQGEFNLPWVAWSRLQLKQDLTLFRLRELESKGLIGSEFAQFTYQVRAITRQRRWGPLRNGALGVEAGYRDRWAALGSSTPDLWEFNLAAAAYQEWSRGLWIVRAALRADGRWISPYRERISRTIGLMRARQFADLSASIALAYVLPAGLDLSLGLVRAFRPPEPEELYSEGPHLATYSFEVGNPQLDGEVGHGAELSLRWNRPGMRLRLTGFGNRIRGYIFPRNTGRISARTLLPIYQYMGTDALLWGGEGALEWRPLANWGLFASSSWVWGGFADTRKPLPMIPPVMGRLELHYGSGALSALLGLRFAMRQERVDVFEEPTPGYAVLDASVQYYWSGGALLHTLVLGLQNLTDAAYRNHLSRVKRIMPEPGRNLRLLYRVYF, from the coding sequence ATGAAACGGCTCATCCTGCCCCGGAGGGCTTTCGGGATTGCTCTGTGGGCGCTCCTTCTGAGTTTCGCTCAGAGTCGGGCTCAGGTTCGAACGGCCCTTCTGGAGGGGCGTGTTGTGGATCGAGACACGGGCGAGGGATTGGGCTGGACGTCCGTGTTGCTAGTGGAGCTCAACCGATCCGCCACCGCGCACGAAGATGGCCGCTTCGAGATCGCCCACGTGCCTCCCGGAAGTTATACCTTGCGCGCCTTCCGAATCGGATATCACAGCGTAACGTTGCGCGTGGAAGTGCAGGTCCCGCGCACAACCGTAGAGATCCGCATGGCGAGCACGGCCGTCATGATGCAGACTGTAGAGGTGGCCGCGGATCTGGAGGCGCGCAAGGGCCTGGCGGGTAGCTTGGGAGACGTGATACACGGCGTGCGCCTGCGCCAGAGCCTGGCTCGCACCCTGGCCGAGACGCTCAGCGGCGAGCCAGGCCTGGCTTCTGCTGGCATGGGGCCGGCCACGGTCCAGCCCGTGCTGCGGGGACTGGGAGGATACCGCTTGACCATCTTGGAAGATGGCGCAGGCACCGGGGACTTATCCGCGATGAGCCTGGATCACGCGGTGGCCGTTGATCCGCTCCAGGCCGAGCGGATTGAGATCCTGCGCGGTCCGGAGGCGTTGCTCTATGGCTCCAAGGCCCTAACGGGCGTGATCAACGTGGTCCGCGGCGCCATCCCCATGGAGCGCACCGATCACCTGCACGGAAGCGTAAGCTTGCAAGGGGAGTCCGTAAACTGGGGGCTGGCCGGCGGTGTGGGCTTATGGTTTCCCGCTCTTAAGGGCACGGGCCGCGTGGACGCTTCCGTTCGAAGCGCGGCCGACGTGCGCACGCCTTCCGGAAGGCTGCGCAACACGGCCCTGCAGACGGCCACAGGGTCGGTCGGCTGGGGAATCGATCGCCCCTGGGGAACCCTGGGAGGGGCTCTCATCCTGTACGGATCCCGATACGGCATACCGGGCGGCTTCGTCGGCGCCCACCCCGAGGGCGTCACAGTCGAGATGGATCGGGTTCAGCTTGCCTCGCAGGGGGAGTTCAATCTGCCATGGGTCGCCTGGAGCCGGCTCCAACTCAAACAGGATCTCACCCTGTTTCGGCTGCGCGAGCTAGAGTCAAAGGGCCTTATTGGGAGCGAATTTGCCCAATTTACCTATCAGGTTCGGGCGATCACCCGGCAGAGGCGCTGGGGGCCGCTGCGCAACGGGGCCTTGGGTGTGGAGGCGGGCTACCGGGATCGGTGGGCTGCCTTAGGGTCTTCGACCCCAGATCTCTGGGAGTTCAATCTGGCTGCGGCCGCCTATCAGGAATGGTCCCGCGGGCTTTGGATCGTGCGCGCCGCGTTGCGCGCCGACGGCCGCTGGATCAGTCCGTATCGGGAGCGGATCTCGCGCACCATCGGGCTCATGCGCGCCCGGCAATTTGCCGACCTATCGGCCTCTATAGCCCTCGCTTACGTTCTCCCTGCGGGACTGGATCTGAGCCTGGGGCTTGTGCGGGCCTTCCGGCCGCCGGAACCGGAGGAGTTGTACTCCGAGGGGCCCCATCTGGCCACGTACTCTTTTGAGGTCGGCAATCCCCAATTGGACGGAGAAGTGGGCCACGGAGCCGAGCTCTCCCTGCGTTGGAATCGGCCCGGGATGCGCCTGCGGCTTACGGGCTTTGGCAATCGGATACGGGGCTACATCTTTCCTCGAAACACGGGCCGGATCAGCGCAAGAACGCTGTTGCCCATCTACCAGTACATGGGCACCGACGCCCTCCTGTGGGGCGGGGAGGGGGCTCTGGAGTGGCGGCCGCTAGCGAATTGGGGCCTGTTCGCCTCGAGCAGTTGGGTCTGGGGCGGCTTTGCCGATACCCGCAAGCCCCTGCCCATGATACCTCCCGTGATGGGGCGCCTGGAGCTGCATTACGGCAGCGGAGCGCTATCGGCGCTCTTAGGCCTCCGATTCGCCATGCGTCAAGAACGGGTCGACGTCTTCGAGGAGCCCACGCCGGGATACGCCGTCCTGGACGCCTCGGTTCAGTACTACTGGTCGGGCGGCGCGCTGCTGCATACCCTGGTTTTAGGCCTGCAGAACCTGACCGACGCCGCCTATCGGAATCACCTATCGCGAGTCAAGCGCATCATGCCCGAACCGGGCCGCAACCTCAGGCTTCTGTACCGGGTCTACTTCTAG
- the cmk gene encoding (d)CMP kinase codes for MPPTRRDILIAIDGPAASGKSTTARLVAERLGLRYVNTGALYRAVTWALLARGIWPAHPERISEFLSLLDLELQESPMGLRVLIDSQDVTEMLQLPEVSAHVSAVSALPEVRSWLLQIERALGAEGGVVFEGRDIGTVVFPEAELKVFLTAELAERARRRWRELRERGSLVSLEEVEAELRNRDAQDATRTLAPLRPAPDAKLLDTTLLSVAEQVERIVQWAEEARRARQAVPASGG; via the coding sequence ATGCCCCCAACAAGACGGGACATCCTCATCGCCATAGATGGACCCGCCGCTTCGGGCAAATCCACCACGGCCCGGCTTGTGGCCGAACGCCTCGGGCTGCGGTACGTCAACACCGGAGCCCTGTATCGGGCCGTGACGTGGGCTTTGCTTGCGCGCGGAATATGGCCCGCGCATCCAGAGCGCATCTCCGAATTCCTCAGCCTACTTGATCTGGAACTGCAAGAGAGCCCCATGGGGTTACGCGTTTTGATCGACAGCCAAGACGTTACGGAGATGCTTCAGCTGCCTGAGGTTTCGGCGCATGTAAGTGCGGTAAGCGCCCTACCTGAGGTGCGAAGCTGGCTGCTGCAAATAGAGCGCGCCCTCGGTGCTGAAGGAGGCGTGGTTTTCGAAGGCCGGGACATCGGCACCGTGGTCTTCCCAGAGGCCGAGTTAAAGGTCTTTCTGACCGCCGAGCTCGCCGAGCGCGCCCGGCGTCGCTGGCGTGAACTGCGGGAACGGGGCTCTCTGGTGAGCCTAGAGGAAGTGGAGGCCGAACTGCGCAACCGGGATGCGCAAGACGCAACCCGCACGCTCGCCCCCCTGCGGCCTGCCCCGGATGCTAAACTGCTGGATACGACCCTGCTTTCCGTTGCAGAGCAAGTAGAACGGATTGTCCAGTGGGCCGAGGAGGCGCGGCGAGCCCGCCAGGCGGTGCCCGCCTCCGGCGGATAA
- a CDS encoding response regulator transcription factor translates to MSQNLTKARLLIVEDDQELAIGLRDFFEDEGFSAQLAFDGTQALKQAREQTFDLIILDVMLPGISGFELLRRWRHEGLHTPVLLLTAKGQEADKIEGFRSGADDYVTKPFSAAELLERVRAILRRAIPGPVELYSFGNVTVNFTTHTAYKDNQPISFTALEFAILKYLIEHRGRSVSRQQLLRDVWHTREDLTTRTIDRHIASLRKKIEDDADNPRYIATVYGVGYKFLG, encoded by the coding sequence ATGAGCCAGAACCTTACAAAAGCCCGACTGCTGATCGTAGAAGACGATCAAGAGCTGGCTATAGGGCTTCGGGATTTCTTCGAAGACGAAGGTTTCTCCGCACAACTAGCCTTCGATGGAACCCAGGCGCTGAAGCAGGCACGCGAGCAAACCTTCGACCTGATCATTCTGGACGTGATGTTGCCCGGTATAAGCGGCTTTGAGCTGCTTCGCCGTTGGCGTCATGAGGGGCTTCATACACCCGTGTTGCTGCTAACCGCCAAAGGCCAGGAGGCGGATAAGATCGAGGGCTTTCGATCCGGGGCTGACGATTATGTAACAAAGCCCTTCAGCGCGGCGGAGCTTCTGGAGCGCGTGCGGGCCATCTTACGACGCGCTATACCCGGTCCGGTGGAGCTATACAGCTTCGGAAACGTCACGGTCAACTTCACCACGCATACGGCCTATAAAGACAACCAACCCATCAGCTTCACGGCGCTTGAATTTGCCATCCTCAAGTACCTCATCGAACACCGAGGTCGATCGGTTTCGCGTCAGCAGCTGCTGCGTGACGTCTGGCATACGCGCGAGGATCTTACCACGCGCACCATCGATCGGCACATCGCCAGCCTTCGCAAAAAGATCGAGGACGACGCCGATAACCCCCGCTACATCGCCACCGTTTACGGGGTAGGGTACAAGTTCCTCGGTTAG
- a CDS encoding glucose-1-phosphate adenylyltransferase produces the protein MTFKQQDVLAIILGGGAGTRLFPLTLLRSKPAVPLGGKYRLIDVPVSNCLNSGINRIFILTQYNSASLNRHINHTYRFSPFSRGFVDILAAEQTPRSQRWFQGTADAVRQSLHHFEEYPFRYALILSGDQLYQMDFRLFGAYHCERGAAITIATTPVRAEEAPGLGIMKTDGTQRIVRFVEKPPPELLGELESDTGPEMRDQGRRFLASMGIYLFNRDVLFDLLLEHPDLVDFGREVIPLAIERLPVYSYRFDGYWTDIGTIASFYEANLALTDLLPAFNLYDAERPLYTHARMLPPTKFQMSRVHQSIVAEGCILEGCDIEHSVIGIRSIIGPGTVIRDSIIMGADYYETPQDQRVNRELGRPDVGIGRNVYIERAIVDKNARIGDGVQIRNAMGLEKHDADFYYIRERIVIIPKNAIVPPGTVI, from the coding sequence ATGACGTTTAAGCAGCAAGATGTACTGGCCATAATTCTGGGGGGTGGGGCGGGAACGCGCCTGTTTCCGCTCACTTTGCTGCGCTCCAAGCCGGCTGTTCCTCTGGGGGGCAAGTACCGGCTCATCGATGTGCCCGTGAGCAACTGCCTCAACTCGGGCATCAACCGCATCTTTATCCTGACCCAATACAATTCCGCTTCCTTAAATCGACATATCAACCACACGTATCGCTTTAGCCCTTTTAGTCGAGGGTTTGTGGACATTCTGGCTGCAGAGCAGACCCCGCGCTCCCAACGTTGGTTTCAGGGCACGGCCGATGCCGTGCGCCAGAGCTTGCATCACTTTGAGGAATACCCTTTCCGCTACGCGCTCATTTTGTCGGGAGATCAACTCTATCAAATGGATTTTCGGCTATTTGGTGCCTATCACTGCGAGCGTGGCGCGGCGATCACAATCGCCACCACTCCCGTGCGGGCAGAAGAGGCCCCGGGGCTGGGGATTATGAAGACAGACGGTACGCAGCGCATCGTTCGTTTTGTGGAAAAGCCTCCGCCAGAGCTTTTGGGTGAACTGGAAAGCGACACGGGGCCCGAGATGCGCGATCAGGGCCGTCGCTTCCTGGCCTCAATGGGGATTTACCTGTTCAACCGCGACGTCCTGTTCGATCTGTTATTAGAACATCCGGATCTGGTGGATTTCGGCCGGGAGGTGATCCCGCTGGCCATAGAGCGGCTGCCCGTATATAGCTATCGCTTCGACGGATATTGGACCGATATCGGCACCATCGCCTCCTTTTATGAGGCGAACTTGGCGCTCACAGATCTGCTGCCGGCTTTTAACCTGTACGATGCTGAGCGGCCTTTGTATACGCACGCTCGCATGCTACCTCCCACAAAATTTCAGATGAGCCGTGTGCACCAATCCATCGTGGCTGAAGGGTGCATCTTGGAGGGCTGTGATATCGAGCATTCCGTGATTGGGATCCGCTCCATCATCGGACCGGGCACCGTGATACGGGATAGCATCATCATGGGGGCCGACTATTACGAGACGCCTCAAGACCAGCGTGTAAACCGAGAGCTGGGTCGTCCGGATGTGGGGATTGGCCGGAACGTCTATATCGAGCGGGCGATCGTAGACAAAAACGCCCGCATCGGGGACGGAGTCCAGATTCGCAACGCAATGGGGCTAGAGAAGCACGACGCGGATTTTTACTATATCCGCGAGCGGATCGTGATCATCCCCAAAAACGCCATCGTACCCCCGGGAACGGTGATCTAG